One part of the Dysidea avara chromosome 10, odDysAvar1.4, whole genome shotgun sequence genome encodes these proteins:
- the LOC136268011 gene encoding GDP-fucose transporter 1-like yields MRGFSRQVRKMNQSEDKAQSSLVTQWIKITTVISAYWLISISMVFINKYLLSSEDLKLDAPLFITLSQCVISVIICVLLGFIGDKLPAAGIFPPARVDISVAMKVFPLSLVFVSMITFNNLTLKYLGVAFYNVGRSLTTVFNVIFSYTVLQQYISFRTIICCAVIVGGFMLGIDQEGKSVDLSIAGVVFGVLASLCVSLNAIFTKKVLPAVDGNLWRLQLYNNLNATLLLAVLCVLFGEVQLLLEFPHWAMPFFWVMIVSAGVFGIAIGYVSGLQIKVTSPLTHNVSGTAKACAQTIIAIIVSGEVKSFLWWGSNAMVLGGSTAYTFVKMKEMEESQKEKLAAAANSSPVEMQPIPSQPKQDS; encoded by the exons ATGAGAGGATTCAGCAGGCAGGTTAGGAAGATGAATCAATCTGAAGATAAGGCTCAGTCTAGCCTCGTAACTCAATGGATAAAAATAACTACCGTGATATCAGCCTATTG GCTCATCTCAATTTCAATGGTCTTCATTAATAAGTATCTATTGAGCAGTGAAGATCTAAAG CTTGATGCTCCATTGTTCATTACACTGTCACAGTGTGTCATTTCCGTCATCATTTGTGTCTTGCTTGGGTTCATTGGGGACAAGTTACCAGCTGCAGGCATCTTCCCACCAGCTCGTGTTGACATTTCGGTGGCAATGAAA GTGTTTCCTTTGTCGTTGGTGTTTGTCAGTATGATAACGTTCAACAACCTCACGCTCAAATACCTTGGGGTGGCATTCTACAATGTTGGTCGGTCACTAACTACAGTTTTCAATGTG ATATTCTCCTATACTGTACTACAACAGTACATCTCATTCAGGACTATCATTTGTTGTGCAGTCATTGTTGGTGGGTTTATGCTGGGAATTGATCAAGAAGGGAAGTCAGTTGATCTGTCGATAGCTGGAGTGGTGTTTGGAGTTCTGGCAAGTCTGTGTGTATCCCTCAATGCCATATTTACCAAGAAGGTACTCCCAGCTGTGGATGGTAATCTATGGAGGCTGCAACTTTACAATAATCTCAATGCTACCCTGCTATTAGCCGTACTGTGTGTACTGTTTGGTGAGGTTCAGTTACTACTAGAATTCCCACATTGGGCTATGCCATTCTTCTGGGTCATGATTGTTAGTGCGGGTGTGTTTGGTATAGCTATTGGCTATGTTTCAGGACTACAGATTAAGGTCACAAGCCCATTGACTCATAATGTCAGCGGCACGGCCAAGGCGTGTGCTCAAACCATTATCGCAATAATCGTCAGTGGAGAAGTGAAGTCATTTCTATGGTGGGGCAGCAATGCTATGGTATTAGGTGGATCAACAGCTTACACTTTTGTGAAGATGAAGGAAATGGAAGAATCACAAAAAGAGAAACTGGCTGCTGCTGCCAACAGTAGTCCAGTTGAGATGCAACCAATTCCGTCACAACCTAAACAAGATAGTTAA